The following are encoded in a window of Castanea sativa cultivar Marrone di Chiusa Pesio chromosome 5, ASM4071231v1 genomic DNA:
- the LOC142634821 gene encoding uncharacterized protein LOC142634821, whose product MALILDEIWRTRNQAVHKGGVVDIHEAIKHIHKSMAEFQAQGWVKLNTDAATARNSNAIAVVARDHKGDVLKIWARIITPCSPTQAEASAIYWATQLAKAEKWTHIIIEGDAKSCFDSLNSLSITPDWTISNIISNTLSLKDFFLSCFFCWAKRDSNTAAHIAARLTLSSSMSFSYNKHNLPNVLKSAYKVDCSSIVYPSV is encoded by the exons ATGGCACTAATCCTCGATGAAATTTGGAGGACCAGGAACCAGGCTGTACATAAAGGTGGAGTGGTAGACATTCATGAAGCCATTAAACACATCCACAAAAGCATGGCCGAATTCCAGGCA CAGGGATGGGTAAAGCTCAACACAGATGCCGCAACTGCCAGGAATAGCAATGCTATAGCTGTTGTTGCCAGAGACCACAAAGGTGATGTGCTGAAAATCTGGGCTAGAATCATAACCCCTTGCTCACCCACTCAAGCTGAAGCCTCTGCCATCTACTGGGCTACACAATTAGCTAAGGCTGAGAAATGGACTCATATTATCATCGAAGGGGACGCTAAGAGCTGCTTCGACTCCCTTAACTCCTTGTCAATCACCCCGGACTGGACCATCAGTAACATCATCAGCAACACTTTAAGCCTTAAAGACTTTTTTCTTAGTTGTTTTTTCTGTTGGGCTAAGAGAGACAGTAATACAGCAGCACATATTGCTGCTAGACTCACCCTTtcttcttctatgtcctttagttaCAATAAACACAATCTTCCTAATGTTCTTAAATCTGCTTATAAGGTCGACTGTAGTTCCATTGTGTATCCTTCTGTTTGA
- the LOC142633549 gene encoding NADP-dependent malic enzyme, whose protein sequence is MISLNRSSFLNNSGISGSGSYSISRVQRKGPVSVRVVALGSNGRAGEGNAAVLVEKNKLKEMREESESPSSSSALIDDVDSKPTVAGGVQDVYGEDSATEDQFVTPWSVSVASGYSLLRDPHHNKGLAFTIRERDAHFLRGLLPPTVASHDLQVKKMMHNIRQYQVPLQKYMAMMDLQERNQRLFYKLLIENVEELLPIVYTPTVGEACQKYGSIFMRPQGLFISLKEKGKILEVLRNWPEKNIQVIVVTDGERILGLGDLGCQGMGIPVGKLSLYTALGGIRPSACLPITIDVGTNNEKLLNDEFYIGLRQRRATGQEYAELLDEFMMAVKQNYGEKVLIQFEDFANHNAFDLLAKYGTTHLVFNDDIQGTASVVLAGLVAGQKLVGGTLADHRFLFLGAGEAGTGIAELIALEMSKQTNAPLEETRKKIWLVDSKGLIVSSRKESLQQFKKPWAHEHEPIKELVDAVKAIRPTVLIGTSGVGRTFTKEVVEAMASINEKPIILALSNPTSQSECTAEEAYTWSQGRAIFASGSPFPPVEYDGKVFVPGQANNAYIFPGLGLGLIMSGAIRVHDDMLLAASEALAAQVSQENFDRGLIYPPFTNIRKISAHIAANVAAKAYELGLATRLPEPKDLVKYAESCMYSPAYRNYR, encoded by the exons ATGATCTCGCTGAATAGAAGCTCGTTCCTG AACAATTCTGGGATTTCAGGGTCCGGTAGCTACTCTATCTCTCGGGTTCAGAGAAAAGGTCCAGTTTCGGTGAGAGTGGTGGCTTTGGGCTCAAATGGTCGTGCTGGTGAAGGAAACGCAGCCGTTTTGGTAGAGAAGAACAAGTTGAAGGAAATGAGAGAAGAGTCAGAGTCACCCTCATCCTCATCAGCCCTGATTGATGACGTGGACTCCAAACCCACCGTTGCTGGTGGTGTCCAAGACGTGTACGGTGAGGATTCAGCCACCGAGGACCAGTTTGTCACACCTTGGAGCGTCTCTGTTGCTAG TGGTTATTCTTTATTGAGAGATCCACACCACAATAAAGGGCTTGCCTTCACtatcagagagagagatgcCCACTTTTTACGTGGCCTTCTGCCCCCAACAGTTGCTTCTCATGATCTTCAG GTAAAGAAAATGATGCACAATATCCGCCAGTATCAAGTTCCACTACAGAAGTACATGGCCATGATGGACCTTCAG GAGAGAAATCAAAGGCTGTTCTACAAACTTCTCATTGAAAATGTTGAGGAGTTGCTCCCAATTGTCTACACTCCCACTGTTGGTGAAGCTTGCCAGAAATATGGGAGCATCTTTATGCGTCCTCAGGGTCTCTTTATTAGTTTGAAAGAGAA GGGGAAAATTCTTGAGGTTTTGAGGAATTGGCCCGAGAAGAATATTCAAGTCATTGTTGTCACTGACGGGGAGAGGATTTTGGGGCTAGGAGATCTTGGCTGTCAG GGGATGGGAATACCAGTGGGGAAACTTTCCTTATATACTGCACTTGGGGGAATCCGTCCTTCAGCT TGCTTGCCAATAACCATTGATGTGGGTACAAACAATGAGAAGTTACTGAATGATGAGTTCTACATTGGACTCAGGCAAAGGAGGGCTACCGGGCAG GAATATGCTGAACTTCTAGATGAATTCATGATGGCAGTCAAGCAGAATTATGGAGAAAAAGTCCTCATCCAG TTTGAAGACTTTGCAAACCACAATGCTTTTGATCTGCTTGCAAAATATGGCACAACACATCTTGTTTTCAATGATGATATTCAG GGGACGGCTTCCGTGGTCCTTGCTGGGCTGGTTGCAGGACAGAAATTAGTTGGGGGAACCTTAGCTGACCACAGATTTCTGTTCCTTGGTGCTGGAGAG GCTGGTACTGGAATAGCAGAACTCATAGCCCTTGAGATGTCTAAACAG ACAAATGCCCCACTAGAAGAGACACGCAAGAAGATTTGGCTTGTGGACTCTAAG GGATTGATTGTTAGTTCCCGCAAGGAATCACTCCAACAATTCAAGAAGCCCTGGGCTCATGAACATGAACCAATTAAGGAACTTGTGGATGCTGTTAAG GCAATTAGGCCAACCGTGTTGATAGGGACTTCAGGAGTAGGAAGAACATTTACTAAAGAAGTGGTTGAGGCTATGGCCTCCATCAATGAG AAACCTATTATTCTTGCTCTTTCAAACCCAACTTCACAGTCTGAATGTACTGCTGAGGAAGCTTATACATGGAGTCAG GGTCGTGCCATTTTTGCTAGTGGAAGCCCATTTCCTCCTGTTGAATATGATGGGAAGGTTTTCGTGCCTGGCCAG GCAAATAATGCATACATCTTTCCTGGACTTGGTCTGGGTCTAATAATGTCTGGTGCCATCCGTGTTCATGACGACATGCTCCTGGCAGCCT CGGAAGCTTTGGCTGCACAGGTGAGCCAGGAGAACTTTGACAGGGGTCTCATATACCCTCCATTCACTAACATCAGAAAGATTTCGGCTCATATTGCTGCTAATGTAGCTGCCAAAGCTTACGAACTTG GTTTGGCTACTCGCCTTCCCGAGCCTAAAGATCTGGTGAAGTATGCAGAGAGCTGCATGTACAGCCCTGCCTATCGAAATTACCGGTGA